A portion of the bacterium genome contains these proteins:
- a CDS encoding class II D-tagatose-bisphosphate aldolase, non-catalytic subunit — protein MSHQTVDRSRVRVLAEKAGIPLTDAVLKALKKGSDRGLKPVTLFAACPNSEAVTRAALRSALKNDAPIKYAATLNQVDLDGGYTGWTQEQFVGLVRDEVARIGLAGPVIVALDHGGPWLKDKQTIEKWPLERAMQGVKDSLVACADAGYDLLHVDPTVDRSLPKGQIIDIHVVVERTVELITHTERHRRAKGLPRISYEVGTEEVHGGLADMSVFRTFLEGLKSGLKKNGLEDVWPCFVVGKVGTDLHTTLFDPEVAKTLVYEASRYGSFIKGHYSDSVDNPQDYPTSGMGGANIGPEFTEAEYCALKDMSDKEALLVASGKLASASGVPQALENAVVASGRWEKWRQPDEMDKPFAQLTAARREWLVRTGCRYIWTDPGVLAAR, from the coding sequence ATGAGCCACCAGACTGTCGACAGAAGCCGTGTCCGCGTGCTGGCCGAGAAGGCCGGCATACCCCTGACCGATGCCGTGCTCAAGGCCCTGAAAAAAGGCTCCGACCGCGGCCTCAAACCCGTGACCCTGTTCGCCGCCTGCCCCAACAGCGAGGCGGTCACCCGCGCCGCCCTGCGCTCCGCCCTCAAGAACGACGCCCCGATCAAGTACGCCGCCACGCTGAACCAGGTGGACCTGGACGGCGGCTACACCGGTTGGACTCAGGAGCAGTTTGTCGGGCTGGTGCGGGACGAGGTGGCGCGGATCGGGCTGGCTGGCCCGGTGATCGTGGCCCTGGACCACGGCGGCCCCTGGCTCAAGGACAAGCAGACTATCGAGAAGTGGCCCCTGGAGCGCGCCATGCAGGGAGTCAAGGACTCCCTGGTCGCCTGCGCCGACGCCGGCTACGACCTGTTGCACGTGGACCCGACTGTCGACCGCAGCCTGCCCAAGGGCCAGATCATCGACATCCACGTGGTGGTAGAGCGCACCGTGGAGCTGATCACCCACACCGAGCGTCACCGCCGCGCCAAGGGCCTGCCCCGTATCTCCTACGAGGTTGGCACCGAGGAGGTCCATGGCGGCCTGGCCGATATGAGCGTGTTCCGCACGTTCCTCGAGGGCTTGAAATCGGGCCTGAAGAAAAATGGCCTGGAGGATGTCTGGCCCTGTTTCGTGGTGGGCAAGGTGGGCACCGACCTGCACACTACCCTGTTCGACCCGGAAGTTGCCAAGACCCTGGTCTACGAGGCCAGCCGTTACGGCTCGTTCATCAAGGGGCACTACTCGGACAGCGTGGACAACCCGCAGGACTACCCCACCAGCGGCATGGGCGGGGCCAATATCGGGCCGGAGTTCACCGAGGCCGAGTACTGCGCCCTCAAGGACATGAGCGACAAGGAGGCCCTGTTGGTCGCCTCCGGCAAGCTGGCTTCCGCCAGCGGCGTACCCCAGGCTCTGGAGAACGCCGTAGTGGCCAGCGGACGCTGGGAGAAATGGCGTCAGCCGGATGAGATGGACAAACCCTTCGCCCAGCTCACCGCGGCCCGCCGCGAATGGCTGGTCCGCACCGGCTGCCGCTACATCTGGACCGATCCGGGTGTCCTGGCCGCGCGCA